The Hydra vulgaris chromosome 11, alternate assembly HydraT2T_AEP genome contains a region encoding:
- the LOC136087459 gene encoding arylsulfatase H-like, producing the protein MFLVWCYILIIFKCTTCEQKIDSPNFVIFIIENIDQIEKLMKSEVGLNKFANNLLPNIRMLLKESTTFKNMYGESSSVSNFASLLTGKPAVDLGMIRGKLLPFDSLPSPASSGGLSDSEETIPKRLSAAGYKTWFSGYWKLGLGNTGKIFPMNHGFDTWLGIVHPNSEWCHRVKSLSLLSKSSFNPYINLFYKASFLWAVVITFLTTIMWLRFIIIRLYINLLIYTFGTSIAFYILLHMFIMQRTASCVLYYHDSIYQQPYEMNNLTLHFTQHSTRLINVVAGVSPFFMVLNYMSLKPPLFSSGLMDRFKSSDPWTNAVIELDWSIGKVIEKLRDKNVFDNTVIILTGNNDCKDILYNEDLMDGFERVGKNLYRQIKVEEQIRWNCLKVPFFLKDVTTTKVAKIVSEILSIQNVFDTLLDIAHISVGNSFYSSSFVSLYKNNHCEKKFDTLIMSSYSSSNNLTVSTESSHLNCDPFEDKQVFLFHYYNIHRPVLITYNGRFQMIYFSLNKNSIYKLNYPVLVDLNQVCCNHTDKDILEGVHQSISDAFDAHLATRQSKNLWSSQFEMPVYPWLLPCANFPYCETVNNADSDNFSDLIKTNIKL; encoded by the exons ATGTTTCTGGTATGGTGTTATATACtcatcatttttaaatgtacgACTTGTGAGCAAAAAATTGACAGTcctaattttgttatttttataattgaaaatattgatcAGATAGAAAAACTAATGAAATCCGAGGTAGggttaaataaatttgcaaacaatcTCCTTCCAAATATACGAATGCTACTAAAAGAAAgcacaacatttaaaaatatgtatggTGAGTCTTCAAGTGTTTCAAACTTTGCTTCGTTATTGACCGGTAAACCTGCGGTAGATCTTGGTATGATAAGAGGAAAACTGCTGCCTTTTGATTCTTTACCCAGCCCAGCAAGTAGTGGAGGTTTAAGTGATTCTGAAGAAACTATTCCAAAAAGATTAAGTGCTGCAGGTTATAAAACATGGTTTAGTGGATATTGGAAACTTGGTTTAGGTAATACAGGGAAAATTTTTCCAATGAATCATGGTTTTGATACCTGGTTAGGTATAGTACATCCAAATAGTGAATGGTGTCATAGAGTCAAGAGCTTGTCGTTGTTATCCAAAAGTTCATTCAACCcatatataaatctattttataaagcATCTTTTTTATGGGCTgtagttataacttttttaactaccATAATGTGGCTTCGATTCAttattataagattatatatCAATCTTTTGATATATACATTCGGGACTTCTATTgccttttatattttgttacatATGTTTATTATGCAGAGAACAGCATCTTGTGTTTTGTACTACCATGATAGCATTTATCAACAACCATATGAAATGAATAACTTGACCCTTCATTTTACACAGCATTCTACTAGGCTTATTAATGTGGTAGCAGGAGTATCCCCTTTTTTTATGGTATTAAATTATATGAGTTTAAAACCTCCATTGTTTTCATCTGGATTAATGGATCGATTTAAATCATCTGATCCATGGACTAATGCAGTGATAGAATTAGACTGGAGTATAGGCAAAGTAATTGAGAAATTAagagataaaaatgtttttgataataCTGTTATTATATTGACTGGTAACAATGACTGTAAAGATATTTTGTATAATGAAGACCTAATGGATGGTTTTGAGAGAGTAGGAAAGAATCTTTATAGACAAATTAAAG tTGAAGAGCAAATACGATggaattgtttaaaagttccATTTTTTCTAAAGGATGTTACCACTACAAAAGTTGCCAAAATAGTCAGCGAAATACTatctattcaaaatgttttcgATACTTTGCTTGATATTGCACATATATCTGTTGGAAATTCTTTTTACAGTTCAAGTTTTGTAAgcttatataaaaacaatcattgtgaaaaaaaatttgacactcTGATAATGTCTAGTTATAGCAGCTCCAACAATTTAACTGTTTCTACTGAATCCAGTCATTTAAATTGTGATCCTTTTGAagataaacaagtttttttgtttcattattataatattcATCGTCCAGTGTTAATTACCTACAATGGAAGGTTTCAAATGATATATTTCTCTCTAA ATAAAAATAGCATTTATAAGCTGAACTATCCAGTCCTTGTGGATTTAAATCAAGTTTGTTGTAATCATACAGATAAAGACATTCTTGAAGGAGTACATCAAAGTATTTCTGATGCATTTGATGCTCATCTAGCTACTCGACAGAGCAAAAATCTATGGTCTTCACAGTTTGAAATGCCTGTTTATCCATGGTTGCTTCCTTGTGCTAATTTTCCATACTGTGAGACTGTAAATAATGCAGATAGCGACAATTTTTCTGAccttataaaaactaatattaagtTATAG